The DNA segment GTATGTGTGTAATAATCCAAACCACGCACCAAGCGATCATCCACTTCATAAGGAATACCCAAAGCGGCCAAGGCGGCTAAAACACGATTGAAATAGTCCCTTGATTCTTCATTTAAATACTCCATTAGACGAGGCGCATTGTGCAAACATTCTTGATTATGATCCATCTTACAATCCAAGATACGTAATGGATTTTGTTCATAACGACGATGACAATCGGTACATAAATTTTCTAAATGTGGTTTAAAGTGTTCCTTTAAAGCTAGACGATAATTCGCTCTTGACTCATCATCCCCTAAAGTATTAATTAAGACCTTAATGGAAGAAATACCCATTTGTTTCACAATGTCATAGCCTAAAGCGATTGTTTCAGCATCTAATTCAGGAGATTTAGCACCAATATTTTCAACCCCAAATTGAGTGAATTGACGTTGTCTTCCTTTTTGTGGGCGTTCATGGCGGAACATCGCTCCTAAATAATACAAACGAGCCGGTAATTCCATAAAACCATATAATTTATGTTGATCAAAAGCACGAATCACCCCTGCTGTTCCTTCTGGTCTTAGGGTATACGATTCATCTCCCGTCGCAAAAGTATACATTTCTTTATTGACCATATCGGAAGAATCATTTTCTCGTTTGAAAACCCTCGTTTCTTCAAAATATGGTGTACGAATTTCTTTATAACGGTATTTTTTTGTTGTTTGGCGGATTACTTCTTCCACATAGTGCCACTGATTCATCTCTTTTGGCAAAATATCGTAAGTTCCTCTTGGTGTTTGATAACTCATAACTTCATCCTTTCTTAATCAATAAAAACGTCCTTAGAAAAGGACGCTGATGCGCGGTACCACCTTAATTCATGAACTTAAGTCCATGCTCTTTAACCTTAACGCAGTATCACGTACTTTCCTACTCTTTTCAGAAAATCTTCTCCCGAGTGTCCCAAACAATTCAACCATCAATGCTTACACCAAACCATTGTCGCTAAATTGGTTTCCTTGTTCTTTTCTCTTTCTTTGAATTGTCTTCGTCATTATACACTATTTTTCAAAAGAAAAACCTGCTTTATAGCACAGGTCTTAATAAATCGCTCTTTCCACCGATAGAATGGAATCAATTTTACGAATATTTGCCATTAAATTCTCTAACTGCTCCAAATTTTTTACACGAACCGACATTGTGAAGCGAGCGGTTAAGGTTTCATGATTAGTCGTCGCATTGATAGCTTCTAAATTTAATCGACATTGTGAAACAACGGTTACGATATCCGTTAGTAAAAAGTTACGATCACTGGCGATGACCAACAAATCAGTTTGGTAAGTTTGATCAACTTCTCTATCCCCCCAATAGACATCAATTAAATGAGCTCCTTTGTGCTTTGCGTTTGGACAAATGGTTCGATGCACCTTCACCCCTTCCGTCTTGGTGATATTACCAACGATTTCATCATTGTACACCGGTAAACAACAATGCGCTAAAGACATTTTAATCGAATCAATACCCGGCACCACTAAACCGGACTTTGATACTTTCTTAACCGCCGCTTTATTTAAGGAACGAGATAAGTTCATATCTTCTGCCACCCTGGACTTTTGGTTTGTTAAACGCTCAGCCACTGAGCTAACACTAATATTTCTGGTCGCAATCCCATACATCAACTCTGTATAATTTGAAGCTTGTGCCTGCATTGAGTTACAAACATCCATGATTTTTGCTTTATCCATGTATTCTTTCGCATCAAAACCACGTTTTCTCAATTCTTCGCTCAATAAACGTTCACCATCTGGAACACGATCTTCTTTTAATTGTGATTCTTTCTTTTGGAAATAAGCTTTAATCTTATTCTTAGCTTGATTGGTCTTAACAACATTTAACCAGTCTTCTGATGGTCCTGTTCCTTTTTGAGTGCGAATATTGACCACATCTCCAGTATGAAGGGTCGTGTTTAAAGGAACCATAGCATCATTCACAATCGCACCAACGGTTGTATGACCAACATCGGTATGAATCCGATACGCAAAGTCTAAAGGAGTTGCCCCACTTGGTAAATCAATGACTCTTCCTTTTGGTGTCATCACATAAACATTAGCTTCAAATATATCCTTTTGTAAAGTTTCCATGTATTCGGAAGGACTGGAATTTTCTTCTGAATAAATCGCAAAATCTTTAAACCATGATAGCTTGGCTTCAATTTCTTTATTGGCGGTGTGTTTGTCGTATTTCGTTCCTTCTTTATAACGCCAATGAGCCGCAATACCTTTTTCCGCTATGGCATCCATTTCTTCTGTACGGATTTGCACCTCAAAAATCTTGCCCGAATCACCAATTATTGTTGTATGCAAAGATTGATACATATTTGGTTTCGGAACCGCAATATAATCCTTTAAACGACCGGGAATCGGCTTATAAGTTGCATGAATATACCCTAAGACTTCATAACAATTCAATTCTGTTTTTGTTACAATGCGGATTGCTAGCAAATCTAAGATTTCATCAAAGCGCTTATTCTTTTTTTTCATCTTTCGATAAATGGAATACAAATGCTTTGAACGCCCGAAAATACGGAATTCCAAATGATTTTCTTTTAAAATCTTTGAAATATTTTGAATCATCACATTCACATTATGATCACGTTCGGTTTTCTTAGCTTCCACTAAATGTGCAATACGGTAATATTCGTCACGGTTTAAATAATAAAAGCTTAAATCTTCTAGTTCATTCTTAATGGTCGAAATACCCAAGCGATGAGCAATAGGCGTGTACACATCCAACGTCTCTGATGCAATTCTTTTTTGGCTTGCTTCAGTTTGAAATTGAAGTGTGCGCATATTATGCAGACGATCGCAAAGCTTAATTAAAATGACACGTATATCTTTGGCCATCGCAATAAAAATTTTACGATGGTTCGCCGCTTGATATTCAGGGTCATCTTTCCCCTTGTATTCTAAAGTGCCAATCTTTGTGACAGATTCCACCAAGGAAGCGACTTCTTCACCAAAATCTTCAGCTAACACACTTTTTGAAACACCACAATCCTCAATGACATCATGCAAAAAACCGGCGCTAATCGTCTGTGGATCCACTCGTAAGGTAGCCAAGATATACGCCACATTCGCTAAATGAATAAAATAAGGTTCCCCACTTTTACGAAATTGACCAGCGTGTTTTTCAATGGCGTAATTAGCCGCCTTTTCAATCAAGGAGAGAGATTCTTCTTGATGAATGTAGGATTTAGCTTCTTCTAAAACATCCGATACACCGGGATTATTCATGAATTGTTTCATCTCTCCTCCTTTCATTCCAAGAAAGCAGCGAACTATCGCTGCTTTGCTTTATTGATCGCTTAATTCCACCATACTAAAGACATCGTAATCTTTTAACACTTCTCTTCCTTCCATGCCATTACCATATAACTCAATGATAAAAGCACAACCAGCAACCGTACCACCTAGTTCTTCAACCATTTCACAAGTTGCCTTTGCAGTACCGCCTGTTGCCAATAAGTCATCCACGATTAAAACACGTTGTCCAGATTGAATGGCATCTTTATGCATAAACACTTCGTTAGTACCATATTCCAAAGTATAGCCTTTAGAAATAGTTTCGCGAGGTAATTTTCCCGGTTTGCGTACGGGAATAAAACCAATACCCATTTGTACAGCTAAAGGACAACCAAAAATGAAACCACGGCTTTCTGGTCCGACGATGACATCCGCTTTGACTTTTCTAGCATAGCTTTCTAATTGATTGGTTACTTCTTGAAACGCTTCTCCATTTTGAATCAATGGCGTAACGTCTCTAAACAAGATTCCCTTGCTTGGAAAATCCGGAATAGAGGCGATATAGTCTACTAAATTGAGTGCCATAATAATCTCCTTTTTTAAAAATGCAATTGTATTATATCATTGTCACCATAAATCTTCGATAACCATTTGGATTTTCTCTTGATTCCGAAAAGAATTAATGGAAAGGGTGCCAATAAAGTGGGAAGCTTGTAAATTGGCTTGAATGCCTTTATTAGCATAAAGAATAGCTTCTACTTTTTCTCCATTTACTTTAAAACTGTATTTTTGCATAGAAGAATAGGCTTTAAATTCAATAAAATCCGGTTTTTCAATACAAATCAATGGCTCTTTCCATTCACTTGGATAAGGTTCTAAATTCATTAAAGCTTGCACTGCCTTAAAGCTTAAATCCTCCGGTTCCAAGACCAATACATCTTTGCCCTTATCTTCTTGACTTTCAAGCTGAAGATTGGCGACATAGGTTTGAAAAGCTGAAAAATTTTCTTCTGAAACACTTAAACCACAAGCCTGTTCATGACCACCAAAGCTTTCAAAAAACGCAAAGTCTTTTAAAGCTTCAAATAAATTCACACCCGGAACAGAACGACCACTTCCCTTGATAATATCACCATCGGTTTTCGTTAACACCAAACAAGGACGTTTAATTTGGTTTGTTATTCGACCTGCAATTTGCCCACAAATCCCTTCTAACAAATCTGGATCATAAAGAACTTCAATCGCTTTCCCCTGCACTTTATTTTCCAATTCTTTTGCTTTCAGTTGGGAAGCTTTTTTTCTTTCTTGATTGATTTGATCAATCTGCTTGGCCATTTTGTTTTGGGCTTCTTCATTCTTGGTTAATAAGTACTTGACTAATTGGTTCACATTCGCTAAATGGCTCATTCTTCCTAAACTATTTAACTTAGGAATAATAGTAAATTGAAGTGTTTGAACATCGATTTGACTACCCTTAGAAACTAATTTTTGCAAAGCGGGAACACAACCTTCTTGCAAATATTGAACTGCTTTTTGAATTAAAGTTCGTGTTTGTGCAAAGGGAGGCATCACATCCCCCAAGGCAGCAACCCCGGCTAAGGCAATCATTTCTTTGACTTCACCAATTAGATAATAAGAAATTTCTAAAGCCACTCCTGCTCCTGAAAAATAACGATACTCTTTTTCCATAAAAGTTGGATGCACAAGAATATCCACCGGAACCGGTTCTTCAATTTGGTGATGGTCGGTCACAATTACCTCAATACCTAGCTCTTTCGCTTTTTCCAAAGCGGGAAAGGCTTTTACACCATTATCCACTGTCAAAATCAAAGAATAACCTTTTTCTTTCGCCAGCTCAACCGTATGCACTTGTAAGCCATAGCCCTCTTTGACGCGGCCCGGAATATAATAACCATTTTTAATCCCATATTGATCCAAGCTATATTTCATGATACCGGTTGAACAAACACCATCACAATCATAATCGCCGGCAATTAAGACTTTCTCTTGTTTCTCTTTCGCCATTTTTAAACGCTCAACACACTTTAAAACACAATCAGCTTTGGAATATACAATTTCTCTAGGCGCTGATAAAACTTCTTGAATTTTGGTTTCATCTTCTGTCACCATGCTTAATAGCTTACCCACTAAGTTTTCTACGGGATAAGGATTATATTCTATCTTTTGTTTATTCCACATCATTTTTCACCATTTCCTTAAATTGATGACCACGGTCTTCAAAGTTTTTAAAAGCATCGTAAGAAGAAGCGGCTGGCGATAATAAAATCATTCTTCCTTGATTCGTAATCTTTTTCGCTAGTGAAACAGCTTCTTTCAACGTTTCTACTGCATAGAAATTCTTTTCTTTCTTTCCTAATTCCGAAAGAATTCTTTTTCCTGTCGCATACATGAAAATATAGTAGTACATTGGATGGGTTTGAATGTAATTCTCCAATACCTGATAATCAATGCCACGATCCATACCACCAATTAAAATGGTTTGTACCAAGGGAAGGCTTTCAATAGCTTGAATACAAGATTGACCAATGGTGGAAATAGAATCATTCACATAATGAATGCCTTTATATTCACCTATGTATTCCAAACGATGTTCCAAAGGTTCAAATTCTTTTAGACCTTGTTCAATAGCTTTTCGATGCATCCCTAATTCCATAGCAATCGCCACTGCTATCGCCATATTTTGTTCATTATGATGACCAATTAATTTTGTCTTGGGCATAGTCATTTTAGCAACCGGATTGATGAAATACCCATCTTTCGCATAAACATCTTTTTGAAGATACCAAGCTTTCTGAAGCTTTGGTAAAAAATCCGGTAAATCAGGATGAACAATCGCTAAATCATTGTCTTGTTGGTAAGCATAGATATGGGATTTCGCTAAACCATATTTTGCAAAGCTGCCATAATGATCCAAATGTTCTTCATAAAGATTTAAAAACACAGCAATATGAGGAGATACACGTGTATATTCCATTTGATGACAAGATAATTCAAAAACCGCCAAGGCACCTTGTTCCATAGCTTCGATTTCCTCGAAACATGGTTTACCGATATTGCCAACTAAAACCACTTTTTTCTCTTGTTTTAAAAGCGCATAGACTAAAGAGCTAGTGGTACTTTTACCCTTAGTACCAGTAATACCAATAACTTGTTCACGATACATTCTTAGAAATAATTCCGTTTGCGAGCTAATGGTTTCTAATTCTTGATCAGGTTTTAAAACGATACCTGGTGCTTTTAAGATGCAATCAAAATCTTGTAAGTTCACTTCTTCAATGGTCTTTAAAGTAGCTTTTTCATAGTTCTTTTGAAAAGCCGGTGAACCTTTTTGATCAATTAAAGTGAGTTCCATTTCCGGTAATAAATGGTGCAAAAAATAATACGATGATTCTCCTTCTTGACCTAAACCCCAGATCGCTATTTTTTTATCTTTGCATAAAGTTTTCCATTGTTCCAACATGCTTATTCTCCTCTAATAAATCCACTACATCTAATAAACTATCAAGTTTAAAATCAATCGCTTCCTTGAAGTCATTATCCACTTTTATTGTATCCTCTATGAAGATAGAATGCATACCTGCTTTTTTTGCGGCTAAGATACCCGCTTTTGAATCTTCTGAAACAAGACACTCTTTTGGATTTACATCTAATACTTTTGCCCCTAACAAGAATATATCTGGATTTGGTTTAGCATATTTAACCATATCTCTGCCAATAATTGTTTCAAACTGCAAAGGGTAAGAAACAGTATTTACTAAAGTTTGCACATACTCCGAATGGGAGGACGAACAAATCGCAAGCTTATACTTTTCTTTTTCAAGGTATTGAAATAAAGGAATTAATCCTTTGCGATTTAAACAGTCCTTTTGAATACGACCAAAAATCTAAATCAAAATGTCTTTTTTTAACGAAAATCTCAATATCGTCAAAATGAAGTTGATGCAGATAATCCGCTATTTCTTTTCCACCGGAACCAGTGATATGTCGAAAAAAATCATTGGGTAATTCTTTATGATAAATACTCCTTGCTTCTTGCCAAATCCTATTCGCAATGCTTTCAGTTTCAAACATCAAACCATCACAATCGAACAATAGTGCCTTTATTTCCATATCTCCCCCAGCAAAGAAGCCGTAAGATCATTCGATTTTACGGCTTCTAATTATTCTTAAGCATTGATACCTGGAATAGTGTATTCATCCAAGTGTTCTTTTCGACTTTCTTTCTTTTTCTTATTCTTTTCCTTTGGTTTATGGTGTGTACGAATGTAGTTCCATAAAATTGGTGAGATGAAAATAGATGAGAAAGTACCGGCCATTAGTCCCACTAGCATCGCAAAGATGAATGTGAAGATAGCTCGACTTCCAAAAGCTAATAAAATAATAACTGGAACAATCGTTGTAAAGGAAGAATTAAGGGCTTCTTTAATCGTCGCATCAATGGCATCATTGACAACCATCTTATAGTCAACACTTGCTTTATTCTTATGAAGTCTCATTTGTTCACGAATACGGTCGAAGACAATAATGGAGTTATTAATCGAATAACCAATAATCGTCAATAAGACTGAAATCAACTCAATATTCACTTCTAACCTTAATATGCCAAAGACGGCTAACACAATTAAGACATCATGCACCAAAGCCAGCAAACAGGATAAGGCATAATCCCATTCATAACGGATGGTCACATAAGACATCATCGCAATCCAAGCCACAATCGTTAAGATAAAGGCATTATGAACTAAGTCACGACCAACCACCGGTGTAACAATATTATCACCGGGTTCTTGTCCATAAACCTTCTTTAAATCTTTCTTCACTTGGGTTAGTTGTTCCGTTGAGATAGCTTGCTTGGTTGTCGCATAAACCGTCTTATCTCCAGACGCCTGGAAAGAATAGCCCTTTAAGCCCAACTTTTCAAATTCCTTTTGAACCTCCATTGTTGTAATGTTCTTATTAGAAGCAACGGTTAATTTTGTACCAGAGCTAAAATCAATTCCTAAGTTAAAGAAACCATTGCCTTTGACTTGATTAAAAATACCCAGACCTAAGAAAAGTGCTATCACTACAATTGCTGTACGAATTAGATATTTCGCTTTACCAACATAATCCACATGATGTGTTCCTGTGTAGAACTGTTTTTCACCATTTGAAACATCTGGAATTTGGTTTGGTTTTACTGCAAACCAAGTTGGATGATTATCACAAACACCAGACTTCACAACAAGATCTAATAAAATCTTAGATAAACCAACATTTAAGACCAATGTCATAAAGACAGTAATCATCAACATTGTCGCAAAGCCTTTGACCGTACCAGAACCCCAAATATACATAATTAAAGCCGCAATTAAGGTTGTGAATTGGGCATCAAAGACAGCCGCAAAAGATAGCTTTTGCCCTTCTTTAACAGCAGTTCGAATCGATTTACCAGCATACATTTCTTGACGAATACGTTCATAATTGACAATATTCGCATCAACTGTCATGCCAATTCCCAATACCAAGGCACCAATACCCGATAGAGTAAAGGTAGCACCCATTAAGGCATAAATACCAAAAACAGCCCAAATATAAGATATCAACATAATAGAAGCGATGATACCCGGTAAACGATACATGAAAATCATAAATAGCATCACAATACCAACGCCAATCATACCCGCAAAAGCAGTCTTACTAAGAGCGTCTTGCCCATAAGCCGCCGAAACAACATTGGAAGAAATTTCATTTAACTTCACTGGTAAAGAACCGGAGTTGATTAAGTTCGCTAAGGTACGAGCACTTTCTTCCGTAAAATTACCTTGAATAATGGAATCACCTGATAAGGCTTGGTTAACCGAAGCCGCAGAAACGTATTTTGGTTCTTTTCCTTGCGCTTGTTTTTGTGCTTCCGCTTTATAAGAATCACCTTCCTTATAGTCTAACCAGATAACCATAACATTTTCACCTTTGGTTTTTCTGGAGATTTCTCTAGTAATGGCTTGGAATTTCGCATTATTAGCTACTTTAAAAGAAACTACCGGTTCACCATTTTGGTAAGCTAAAGAAGCACCACCTTCTTGCAGGATGGAAGAATCGGCTAACTCTTTATCATTCACATCACGGAAGGTTAACTTAGCGGTAGTTCCAATTAACTTACGAGCCGTATCTAAATCCTTGGCACCAGCCAATTGGACACGCACACGATTATTCCCTTCCACACTAATTTGTGGTTCGTTTACCCCTAAGACATTCACACGCTTACTGATACTATTGATGACCGACGGCATGTCCACCGCTTTCCCTTTTTGAAGCGGCTCAATCTGGTAAAGGATTTCAAATCCCCCTTGCAAATCAAGACCAAGGTTAATATGACGAATAATGGTCTTATAGGTTGTGGAAGCCAATACAATCAAAAGAGCAACGATTAAACCGAATACCCCTAGACTTCCTCTTTTATTTTTCTTTTTTGGCATCTTATCCTCCAATCATTTCTGAAAAATCGGTTATTGGCATCTTAGCCCCCTCACGGATGGCTTGGACCGATAAAAAACGAATAATATCTTTCGCTTCAATCTTCCAAATCGTATCCACCGCCTCGGTTAAGCTATCGCTTATTCCATTTTTCCAGATAAACAAAGTTAAATAGTCTTCTAAGTCACTATAACTAAGAGTCGGAACTTGTGTCCTTTTCATCTGTTCTAATTTTAAAACCATCGCTAATTGAACCGATGGATGATTTACATCGAAGACTTCTTTGTTCATTCTTCCTCCCAGTTCGACAATTATAACAAAAAAAAGAGCTCTATTGTAGAGCTTTTTAATGAATTAATAGCCATAAGCCAATCATCGCAAAGAAAAATTCCAATAACCAGAATAAATAAACAACTTGAACTTCCTTCAATCCCCAGATTTTAAAGCTATAATGAATTGGTGTATAAGGGAAAACACGATGATGAAATAATTTTACTGCACTAATTTGAATGATAACACTCATGGCTTCAAGAACAGGAATACCGGCAATTAATATCAAAGCTAATTCAGTGTGCGTAATCAAGGCAATCGTTGCTAAAGAACCACCCAAAGCTAAAGAGCCTGTATCGCCCATAAAAACCTTCGCCGGTTTATGATTAAAGAATAAATAACCAAATAAACTACCTCCCATAGCCGCACAAAAGATAGCGATGACTGGTAATTGTTTCTGAATAGCGTAGATAAAATAAGCCATAAAAGCAATCAAACTCACCCCACCGGCTAAACCATCCATACCATCGGTTAAATTGACCGCATTAGTTGATCCCATAAACATCAATAGGATAATGATAAGAAAGCCGAGGCATTGGAAAATAGAAGCTCCTTTTAAATAATCCAAGCCTTTCATTTGATAAAGAAGAAATGTCATCACAATAGCTAGAATGGCTTCAATCAATAAACGAGTTCTCGCTTTTAAACCGGCGTTATTTCGTTTCAAAACAACCGTCATATCATCCACAAATCCAATCATTCCAAAGCCAACAAGCCCTAGCACTAACATCCATAGTGTTAAATCGCCTTTATTTGGCGCAAAGATAATAGTCGTTACCATTGTCACAAGGGAGAACAATAGTCCTGCCATAATAGGTGTTCCGCTTTTCTTTTCTAAAGCATATTCTGATTCGGTTTGTTGGATAGATACTTTCTTTAAATATTGGATGAATTTAGGCATAATCACCAACACTAAAGCACTACTTAAATAGAAAGCCATCGCTGATGTAGTCGGCATTCCAAGCGCAACAATAATGCATCCTAAGAGATAAATACCAATTTCTATATATTTTTTCTTCATTCTCTTTTTCCCCTTATGTTCCTAGCTGAATTTCTATCTTATCATTTTTATGCACCACAGAGTTAGCTGGAACGGACTGTTTCAAGACAACACCATTTCCCTTTACGACAAAATTTAATCCCGTCACATCTCGTAATGATTCAATTTCTTTACGCGACCAACCACGCAAATCCGGTAGATTAAATTGATTCTTATCCATCACTAAAAATACTTTTTCATTTGATAATACACGATGTGTCGCAAGTGGATATTGACTAATAACCGATTGTCCTTCTCCGAGAACCAATAAATTGACTTTGCTTGATTTCAATTGTTGCTTAGCATAAGGCAAACTATGATTCACAACATTTGGCATCGTGGATTGAATCAGTTGTGTTCCTTTATCTTTTTGTTCACTTGATTTTACCGTTTTATCACTAAAACCATAGGTCATCGCAACCTTTCTTAAGAAAGCCTTTTGTGGCTCAACATCGACATGAGCACTTAGATTATCCGGTCCTTTAAACGCATAATACACCAAAACCTTTGGATTTTCAGCCGGCATCGCACACATGAAAGAAGAAATTGTCTTTCCTGTATCATAACTACCCTTTTCCGCTACTTGGGTTGTTCCGGTCTTACCCATCAATTTCACATTTGGAATTTGGTAATACTTCGCTGAACCGGTTTTATTATGAACAACCTGTGTCATTACTTTTTGAATTTGCTTGGCTGTTTCGGCTTTAATAGGTTTACCAACAACCGTTTTCTTGGCTTGATAAATCACCTTGGAAGAATCGTAAGCATCCTTAATTGATTCCACAAAATATGGTTTTACCAATTCTCCATTACCGGTTAAAGCCGTATAAGCCTGCAACAATTGAATCAGTGTTACCGTTGAACCCTGTCCAAAGGATAAAGCAACCTTATCTCCCGGATAATTATAATTTAGACTTGTGGCGGTTTCCGGAATACCATCGGTATCCACATTTTGAAAGAAATGAAATTTCTTCAAATATTCCAAATAAATGGTTGGATTGATGTATTCGGTTAAAATCGTTGCCGCAATCGTATTTAAAGAATGAATTAAACCGGAATCTAAGCTTTGACTATTCCATTGACGACGACGAGCGTTGTAGATACAACCATAGCTATTGCTTTCACTTGAACGAACAGGGTTATTTTTATTATCGGATGTAAAACACCATTTATTTCCCTCCGCTTTCTTTTCACCATTATACTTACTTTCATTCATAGCCGCCGCCCAGGTGAACGATTTCATTGTTGAACCCGGTTCATATGGCATTTGCATACCAAAGTTTGAGTATTCCTTGATGTTTTCAAGTGTATTTGGATTAAAAGAATTGGATTGACCCCAAGCCACCACACGACCGGTATCAATTTCCATCGCCGCGCCCCAAACTGCTTCCGCTTTCATATTCTTCATAGTTTGTTTCATAGACTCCTCGAGGGTATTTTGAATACCGGAATCCAAGGTTAAAGTCACGTTATTGCCATTCACTGCCGCTTTGGTTTCTTGTTTCATACCTGGTAATACATAGCCATTTTTATCTCTTTGTTCAACAATCGATCCATTTTCCCCTGTGAGATAGTTATTTAAATACATTTCTAATCCCATCTTACCAACGGTATTCCCTTTGGTATCACTAACCGCATATCCAATCAAATTCGTAGCAAACTGTCCATTTGGATAAACACGCTTAATAGAATCTCGGAATTCAATACCGGGAAGCTTGGCTTCATCAATTTTTTCCTTTGTTGCCTTGCTTAAATTACGACCTTTTACACCCAATTCAGTTTGGTAGATTTTTTGATTGAATTTTTTGCGAAGCTCTTCTTTTGAAATACCTAAGATAGAGCTTAAAACCTCAGCCGTATGTTCTTTATCTTTGACATATGCCGGCTTTTTATCACCGGTTAAGCGCTCCTTCAAAACACAAATAATATCGTAGGTACGATTATCTTGGGCTAAGACATTACCATTGCGATCATAAATCACACCCCGAAGAGCTTGTTCAGTTTTTGTGACTACATTTGCTTTATCAATATATGGTTTTAAATCCGTCTTTGAACGCATATGGTATTTCCCAATGCTTACCTGAAAGACAGAATAGATCAAAAGGAAAAAAACCAGTGATGAAACCACTAATATTTTTCCACTTTCTGCTATCACTCTCTTTTTTGCCATACTTACTCACCCATTTTGGTATCAGGAGTTTGAACGGTTGTGATATTAGCTTGATTACGAGTTAAACCTTTTTTATTTGCAATTTTATTAATGCGATCAGAAACCAATAACTTTTGTGTTTCAACCGCAATAGCGTTGTTTTGTAACTCTAATGTCGCTGTTTCTGATTTCACTTTTTGCACTTGAGTTGCTAAAGAGTTATTCAAATTGCTAATGAACAAAGATGATACCAAATATAGTATAAACGCTAAAATAAATGTCATCATATAAATA comes from the Bulleidia sp. zg-1006 genome and includes:
- a CDS encoding DHH family phosphoesterase; translation: MMWNKQKIEYNPYPVENLVGKLLSMVTEDETKIQEVLSAPREIVYSKADCVLKCVERLKMAKEKQEKVLIAGDYDCDGVCSTGIMKYSLDQYGIKNGYYIPGRVKEGYGLQVHTVELAKEKGYSLILTVDNGVKAFPALEKAKELGIEVIVTDHHQIEEPVPVDILVHPTFMEKEYRYFSGAGVALEISYYLIGEVKEMIALAGVAALGDVMPPFAQTRTLIQKAVQYLQEGCVPALQKLVSKGSQIDVQTLQFTIIPKLNSLGRMSHLANVNQLVKYLLTKNEEAQNKMAKQIDQINQERKKASQLKAKELENKVQGKAIEVLYDPDLLEGICGQIAGRITNQIKRPCLVLTKTDGDIIKGSGRSVPGVNLFEALKDFAFFESFGGHEQACGLSVSEENFSAFQTYVANLQLESQEDKGKDVLVLEPEDLSFKAVQALMNLEPYPSEWKEPLICIEKPDFIEFKAYSSMQKYSFKVNGEKVEAILYANKGIQANLQASHFIGTLSINSFRNQEKIQMVIEDLW
- a CDS encoding bifunctional (p)ppGpp synthetase/guanosine-3',5'-bis(diphosphate) 3'-pyrophosphohydrolase, whose amino-acid sequence is MKQFMNNPGVSDVLEEAKSYIHQEESLSLIEKAANYAIEKHAGQFRKSGEPYFIHLANVAYILATLRVDPQTISAGFLHDVIEDCGVSKSVLAEDFGEEVASLVESVTKIGTLEYKGKDDPEYQAANHRKIFIAMAKDIRVILIKLCDRLHNMRTLQFQTEASQKRIASETLDVYTPIAHRLGISTIKNELEDLSFYYLNRDEYYRIAHLVEAKKTERDHNVNVMIQNISKILKENHLEFRIFGRSKHLYSIYRKMKKKNKRFDEILDLLAIRIVTKTELNCYEVLGYIHATYKPIPGRLKDYIAVPKPNMYQSLHTTIIGDSGKIFEVQIRTEEMDAIAEKGIAAHWRYKEGTKYDKHTANKEIEAKLSWFKDFAIYSEENSSPSEYMETLQKDIFEANVYVMTPKGRVIDLPSGATPLDFAYRIHTDVGHTTVGAIVNDAMVPLNTTLHTGDVVNIRTQKGTGPSEDWLNVVKTNQAKNKIKAYFQKKESQLKEDRVPDGERLLSEELRKRGFDAKEYMDKAKIMDVCNSMQAQASNYTELMYGIATRNISVSSVAERLTNQKSRVAEDMNLSRSLNKAAVKKVSKSGLVVPGIDSIKMSLAHCCLPVYNDEIVGNITKTEGVKVHRTICPNAKHKGAHLIDVYWGDREVDQTYQTDLLVIASDRNFLLTDIVTVVSQCRLNLEAINATTNHETLTARFTMSVRVKNLEQLENLMANIRKIDSILSVERAIY
- the hisS gene encoding histidine--tRNA ligase, whose product is MSYQTPRGTYDILPKEMNQWHYVEEVIRQTTKKYRYKEIRTPYFEETRVFKRENDSSDMVNKEMYTFATGDESYTLRPEGTAGVIRAFDQHKLYGFMELPARLYYLGAMFRHERPQKGRQRQFTQFGVENIGAKSPELDAETIALGYDIVKQMGISSIKVLINTLGDDESRANYRLALKEHFKPHLENLCTDCHRRYEQNPLRILDCKMDHNQECLHNAPRLMEYLNEESRDYFNRVLAALAALGIPYEVDDRLVRGLDYYTHTVFEVVSTREDSGAQATIFAGGRYDHFVEYYGGPDMSGIGFAIGMERLISLASDEGHDFGEDNTCDAYVIGLGDVSLEVLKLAQELRQNGFHTEANLLPRSLKSQFKSADRNHAKYVIILGEDEVKNHKVNVKRTSDKTQVTIERQELVKKLESWDKENA
- a CDS encoding adenine phosphoribosyltransferase, which translates into the protein MALNLVDYIASIPDFPSKGILFRDVTPLIQNGEAFQEVTNQLESYARKVKADVIVGPESRGFIFGCPLAVQMGIGFIPVRKPGKLPRETISKGYTLEYGTNEVFMHKDAIQSGQRVLIVDDLLATGGTAKATCEMVEELGGTVAGCAFIIELYGNGMEGREVLKDYDVFSMVELSDQ